Proteins encoded by one window of Microcebus murinus isolate Inina chromosome 2, M.murinus_Inina_mat1.0, whole genome shotgun sequence:
- the LOC105862437 gene encoding olfactory receptor 10T2-like: MKRQNQSMVTEFILIGFSNLGDLQILLFCIFLLVYLTTLTANATIMTVIRLEKALHTPMYFFLFVLSCSETCYTLVIIPKMLTNLLSTIPTISFSGCAAQLYFFVGLACTNCFLIAVMGYDRYIAICNPLNYTLIVSQATCIQLVLASSFCGFLISVVVNILVFSVPFCASNRINHFFCDISPVIKLGCTDTNLKEMVIFFLSILVLLVPFVLIFISYVFIVSTILKISSAEGQRKAFATCASHLTVVIVHYGCASFIYLRPTSLYSSDKDRLVAVTYTVITPLLNPLVYTLRNKEVNMALRKVLSRYAFPKTL; encoded by the coding sequence ATGAAGAGGCAGAACCAGAGCATGGTCACTGAGTTCATCCTTATAGGCTTCTCAAACCTGGGGGATCTGCAAATCCTGCTCTTCTGTATCTTCCTGCTAGTCTACCTGACCACTCTGACGGCCAATGCCACCATCATGACTGTCATTCGCCTGGAAAAGGCTTTGCACACCCCTATGTACTTCTTCCTCTTTGTCCTTTCCTGCTCTGAAACATGCTACACTCTGGTCATCATACCCAAAATGCTAACCAACCTGCTGTCCACAATTCCAACCATCTCTTTCTCTGGGTGTGCTGCCCAGCTCTATTTCTTTGTGGGCTTGGCTTGTACCAACTGTTTTCTCATTGCTGTGATGGGCTATGATCGCTACATTGCCATCTGCAACCCTCTTAACTACACACTCATCGTCAGCCAAGCCACCTGTATACAGTTGGTTCTGGCCTCCAGTTTTTGTGGTTTCCTGATCTCTGTGGTTGTCAACATCCTGGTGTTCAGCGTGCCCTTCTGTGCCTCTAATCGCATCAACCACTTTTTCTGTGACATTTCCCCTGTCATAAAACTGGGCTGCACAGACACCAACCTGAAGGAGATGGTCATCTTCTTTCTCAGCATTCTTGTATTGCTGGTTCCCTTTGTGTTGATCTTCATCTCCTATGTCTTCATCGTTTCCACCATCCTCAAAATCTCCTCAGCGGAGGGGCAGCGTAAAGCCTTTgccacctgtgcctcccacctCACGGTGGTCATTGTCCATTATGGCTGTGCTTCCTTTATCTACCTGAGGCCCACATCCCTGTACTCCTCAGATAAGGACCGGCTTGTGGCAGTGACCTATACTGTGATCACCCCCCTACTCAACCCCCTTGTCTACACACtgagaaataaagaagtaaacatGGCTCTGAGAAAGGTTCTGAGCAGATACGCATTTCCCAAAACACTCTGA